From the Opitutaceae bacterium genome, the window TTCGCACCGTCGTTTGGGCAACGAGTGGGTGAAGCTGTTCCTGATGGGAAATCAATCGGGCGCCTCCCACACTCACGAGGACAAGGGGTCCTTCGTACTCGAGTTTGCCGGCGACAGTTTTGCCAGGGATTTCGGCATCTGCGATTACAGCAATCCGCTGGCCGACATGATGAAACACTGCCAGCGCCACAACATGCTCGTGCCCCTCACGACCTCCGGCATCCGCCCGAAACCCGGCAACCCGATCTTCAAGGACATCACGCCGCACGGCCACGGCGACGAAACCTCGTTCCATGCCACCATGGATCTGACCGCCGGATGGGAGGGTTGGTTCACCCGCTGGACGCGCACCTGGGATTCCGAGACTCCGTCCCACCTGACGATCACCGATGACTGGGCGATCGAGAACGGTGAAGGGGTGGTCTTCCACTGGACAACCCCATTGCCCATCACACTCGACGCAGCCCACCGCCGCGCGATCATCCAAGGCCGCCGTGGTCGCGTCATCCTGTCCTGGCCCGAAGGAATCAACGCCCTCAACGAGGAACTGCCCCTTGAGGAGCCCTCGAGGAAAGCGGTGCTCCGGGAACGCATGGAAGCCTATCTCGTGACCACTCCACTGCCGGAGACCCAGCCACGCCTTTCCCTCACCCAGCCCGGCCGTTCCGGCACCCTCACGGTTCACGTCAGACTCGAGCCACTCAATCCATGAGAACGGCCACCAGACTTTCTCTTCCGGGTTTACTCACGGTCGGTTTCATGATGTCCCTGCACGCCAGCGATATGTGTTCTCCTCTTCTTCGATTGACCGGCGACTGGCAGATTGAAGTCCGGGTCCCGCAGGGGGATCAGGCGACACCGATGGTTTGCGTTGTTGAAGTGCCGCCGGCTGCGATGATCGAGGTCACCGGCGAGCGATACGCAGCCCTGCCCCTCTTCGACCCGGCTGCGGGCGGCTGGGCAATGGGCGCGGCCCTGCGCGGGGTGAGGGCCCAGGAATGCACGACCAAGCATCTCCTTGATCCTGAATCATTCGTCCTGAAAGCGGGTTCGGATCCCGAATCCATGGTCTTCGAGGACGGCCTCGATTATGCCATCGACCGTGAATGGGGAACGTTCGGGCGTCTCGAGGGCGGCAGGATAGCGCCGAATCAGCCGGTCCATGCCAGCTACCGGCACGGCCTTCTGCGGCTCGACTCCATCATCCGGCTGCCCGACGGAAACATCGCGCTCCGACCGGGAGAGGCACGCTCCTCGAATCCACGGGCACCCGCTCTGGCGGCCGGCGAAACACGCCTGGCCAACCTGTGGCTTCCCGGACGTATCCAGAGACTGGATCCCGATCACCTCTTTCCCATTTCCGAATCCTCTTTTCCCGAACCACCCCCTTCCTCCCCCACCACTGCGGAAAAGTACCTGCCCAAAACGCTGGCCAAGTTGCAGGCGGGCGGGGATATCCGGATACTGGCCTGGGGTGACAGCGTCACGGACGCCGGCTATCTGGGCCACCCCGAGACCGAACGCTGGCAGGTCCAGTTCGTGGATCGCCTGCGACGGATCTACCCGCGGGCCAGGATTTCACTGACCAGCGCAGCATGGGGTGGCCGAACCACCGTCAGTTTTCTGGAAGAACCGCCGGGGAGTGAACACAATTACCAGGAGACCGTGCTCGCGGTACGGCCCGATCTGGTCGTCTCCGAATTCGTCAACGATGCCGGACTCGATCCGGCAGGACTCGATGAACGTTACGGCAGGATCCTGGATGATTTTCGTGGAATCGGTGCGGAATGGATCATTCTCACGCCTCATTATGTCCGTCCCGATTGGATGGATCTGACGAAAGAGACGGGAATCGACGACGATCCCCGCCCCTACGTGAAGGCGCTGCGCACCTTTGCCGCGGGAAACAACGTCGCCCTGGCCGATGCCTCGCTGCGCTACGGACGCCTCTGGCGCCAGGGATTGCCCGTAACGTCCCTGATGATGAATTCCATCAACCACCCCGACGAACGCGGCATGCGTATCTTCGCCGATAGTCTGATCGCCCTCTTTGGCGCTGAATAGCCCTATGGGGTCACTGCTTGACCCGTGACAAAACCGATCGGTAGGCCTGTGTTTCCGTCTGGCCGCTCATCCGGAACCGCCTGACGAACTGACTGACCGAGGCGGGTCTGCCCATCCCAAGCCGGGCGGCAAGCCATTCGTTCGTTGCAGTCGTCGCGGATCGCATGGCGCAGGCGAGGAGCACTTTGGCCCCGTCCGACTTCCGCACCGGCAGCTGCGCCAGATTCAATTTCAACTCACCGGCACCCCGTTTCAGGGCGGCCTCCCATTGCTTCTCGCGGACAGCCGACAGGATCAGAGATTCCGGGCCGCCGTGTTCGCTGCGAAACTCCGTGACGCGCCTGGCGTAGTCATCGCTCATCGACTCCTCGAAGCGGTCCGAGCCGTGGCACCATCCCGTGCACATCTCGGAGAATCGCATATTCTTCTGCGAGGGCAGGTCCGTCGCGAGAAAGGCCAGATAGTCCTGGTACTTGCGCCAGCCGTGGCGCGTGTCCTTCAGGTTGCCGCTCGCGGCCAGCAGGGTTGAGGGCTCCAGTGCCCCGGGGCGTTTTCCCGTGACATACCTGCGCAGACTCGACCATCGGTAATCCGCCGCTCGGTCCGGGGCGCACAGGCCGGCTCGAACCGGGTTAAGATGAATATAGTGGGCGACTTGTGCCAGAGCGTGACCGGGTTCGACGATCAGGCTCTTGAAGCGTCCCTGAAAGGGGCGCCCGACCTGACCGAAGAATCGATTGAAACGGGTGGCGAAGGTCCCCTGCAACCACTTCATGCCCGCACTGAGATTCGGTTCGGGTGTCTCCAGTGCCAGGTGAAAATGGTTGTCCATGATCACATAGGCGTGCAGCCGCCATCCGTGGCGTTCACAGGCTTCGAACACGGTCGTCTCAAAGCTGGCGGCAGTACCCTCGGACGTGAAAATCCGCTGCCGGTAGTTCCCGCGGTTGATGACGTGATAACAGGCACCGGGGAATTGCATTCGAAGCTTCCTGGCCATGCGGGATCGGAGCCGGCAGGCATCCGTTTGTCAAGAGTCAAGCAATGACCCCATATCAGCCAACGGTGAGGAGGCGCGCCTATCGTGGGCTTCGGGTGATGTTGGCGGGATTGAAGGGGGCGTTGTAGTCGACCGTCTCATCGCGGGCACGGACCACGTAACCGCACCGCCGGATGATCTCTGCGCTCGGCAGGAAGGCATCATTGGTCTGTTCCAGGAGATGATTCAGTTGTTCTTCGAGCCGGGCCTGGACTTCCGCGTGTGAAGACCGGTTGACGAGATTGTCCATCTGGTAGGGATCCGCCTCATTGTCGTAGAGAAGCCATGGACCGTTCAGGTCGCGGCAATAGGTGTAGCGGGCGGTGCGCACACCGCGGTATTCCCGACCTCCCACGTCGCGGGTCCATTGGCCGAAGGGAGTGATACAGAGCGTCAGAGCGGCGTGATCCTCCTCCGGCGCTTCAGTTCCGAGAATGATGGCTGATCGGTCAATTCCCTCGACTTCGTCCGGGATGTCGACTTCAGCCAGCCCCAACAGCGTCGGCATGATATCCGGCGTGTTCAGCGGCATGGCGATCTCACGTGGGCGGCGACCCAGTTTTTCCGGCCAACGAAGGAGAAAGGGAACCCGCAGCGACTCTTCCCAGGGCTGCTGCTTCTTCATCGCGCCCCTGGAGTGCATCATGTCGCCATGGTCAGAGGTGTAGACGAGGATGGTGTTTTCGGCCAGACCGGTTTCCTCGAGCGTCTGCAGAAGATCACCCATACAGTCGTCGAGTGCGGTCATGTGGGCGTAATACCCGCGATAGTCAATGGGGGCCTGTTCGCGCGACCCGGGGGGCACGTTCGGCCGCAAGGTCAATTCGCGATTTGCATAGATATCCCGATAGGTCTCCGGGGCGGTGTGGTAAGGCGCGTGGGGTGGCCCCCACGACAGAAAAAGGGCAAACGGCGCCCCGGATCCGGCGGCGACATGATGGGTCAGGAACTCCCGGGCGTTTGTCGTCTGGGCAATCGCGTCGTAGCCCTCCCAATAGAGCCGGTCCGGGGTGTCGGCGAAATAGGTGGAGTGGTTGTAGTCATGGGTGCATTCAAGCGTCCGCCAGTACTGAAAGCCCTGACGCCGCTCGGGCGGGGTGAAAGCCTCCCGTCCCTGTCCGTCGATGTGCCATTTGCCGATCCAGCCGGTTGTGTAGCCGGCGTCATTGAGGCAATGGGCGATGCTCCGGTGATCCGTCGCCAGGGAGAGGTCGTTGAGAAAGAGACCGTGGGTCAGCGGGTACTTCCCAGTGACCAGGCAGGCGCGGTGCGGGCAGCAGACCGGGATGCCGGAAACGGCATTCGAGAAGTTCACGCACTCCCGCGAAAGCCGGTCGATATTCGGGGTCTGGACATCCGGGTTTCCAGTGTAGCCATGATCACATTCGCGCCACTGATCGGAGAAGACATAAAGGATATTCGGTTTCATGTTCGATGGGCTGTCGACCGCCGGGCGATTCCTCGAAAATGCAGGTTGGAGCGATGCACCGAGGGCGGCAACCGCGGTCGACTTGAGGAAGTTCCGTCTGGTGACCATGGAGTTGTGCAATCCTCGATACCTCGCCATCGAAAGGCAAACAATTGCCGGGTCGGGAAGCGCTTGAGCATCGGATTGCCGATGAATGCCTCGGGCCCGAGGTGGCCCGCCAGCCGAACAACCGCCGGGGTCTGTCAAGAGTCAAGCAATGACCCCCTTGGAAGCAAACGGAAGGTGTTCAGAATCCTATGGAGGCGCCGCCATCCACCGGGATGCACTGTCCGGTGATGAATTTGGCGGCGTCGGAGCAGAGGAAGGCGGCCGTCATGCCGATATCCGAGGGCTCACCCATCCGTTTCATCGGGGTTCGTGAAAGGACTTTCTCCTTTCGTGCCGGATCACCGGCAAAGGCCCAGTCCGTCATGGGCGTGGAGATCCATCCCGGAGCGATGGCATTCACGCGGACCCCGGACTCCGACCATTCCGCGGCCAATGCCCGGGTGAGTCCGATCACCGCGGTCTTGGCTGCGGTATAGCCCACGATCTGCGGGACTCCCATGTACGATGCCATCGACGCAATGAAGAGTATGTTCCCGTGTCCGGCTTCAATCATGAGCCGTCCCACCTCGCGAGTCAGCGAAAAGGCCGATTTCACATGAGTATCCATCAACTGGTCAAACTCGTCGTCCGTGACTTCAAGAGCCGGTTTCTTGAGACTCTGGCCGGCATTGTTGACCAGGATGGAAAGTACGCCCCATTTCGAGGTGACCGCGTCGACCATTCGGGTCCGGTCTCCGGCCTTCGTCACGTCGCCGACCACATAGGTGGAGTTCTCCCCGAGTCTCTTTACGGCCTCGTCCAGAACCGACTCACGGCGACCACTGATGCAGACCCGGGCTCCCGCCTCGATGAAGGCCCGCGCGATGGAGAACCCCAGCCCCGAACCGCCACCGGTCACCAGGGCGTTTTCTCCCGAGAGACCGGGTGTGTGTGTCCTCTCCATCGTCATCCGACGCGGATTTCCCGAAAGGCTTCCTCCGAAGGCTCACTGCCTGCTCCGGGCGCCTCCGGTGGAAGGTAATGGCCATCCCTCACCTGGGCTGGGTGTTTCATCCAATCCCGCAGCCAGGGGATGTATTCAAGGAGGTGGCAGGACGGGTGGGCGAAGCAAAGGTGTTGGTGCACCTGGCACATGTCGCCGACATGCGGCACGACCGGGAGCCCGCTGCAATGGGCGAGCTCCGCCACGCGCCACCACTCGGTGATCCCCGCCAGTCGCACGACATCCGGTTGCACATAGTGGACGGCGCCCGCCTGGATGAAGTCGCGGAACTGGACCGCCATGTAGAGCTGTTCCCCAAGGGCAATCGGAGTGGCAATGGTCTCGGCCAGACGCCGGTGACCGGCGACATCATCAAAGGCCATGGGCTCTTCAATCCACACGATATCGAAGTCCACCAGTCGGGTGCCAGTCTGGATCGCCTGGGGCAACGACCACCGGCCATTGGCATCGACCATGATCCGGATATCCGGTCCCAGGGCTTTCCTGACCGCTTCGATCCGCCTGATATCTTCATTGGCATTCACCCCGCCGACCTTCAGCTTCACGGCCCGGTATCCCTCCGTCTCCACCATGCGCCGGCAATCACTCACCAGCTCCTGCATCGACCAGTTGAGCCACCCCCCGTCGGTGTTGTAGGCCTCAACGCGCTTCTCGGCGTTTCCACCCATCAGCTTCCAGAGAGGCACTTCAGCCTCCTTCGCCTTGAGGTCCCAGAGAGCGATGTCGATCGCCCCAAGGGCCAGATGGGTGAGGCCACTCCGCCCCACCCAATAGATGTCGCTCTTGCGGTAGAGTTTTTCCCAGAGCGCGCGAACCTCGCGCGGGTCCGACCCGATCAGCAAAGGCCCGAAACTCTGAACGATGCAATCGACAATCAACCGGTCCGTCGGCAGATGGGCATGGGTCCCCGAGTAGCCGTAGCCGACCAGTCCCGTGTCGGTGTGGATGGCCACGCCGGGCGCACCCCAATGCGTGATCGAGTGGGTGCTGTCCGCGATGCCGCCGCGGGTCACCGGAGCGTGCAGAATGAACGGTTCGAGCCTGGTTATCTTCATGTGGGGAAGGCTACGGTCAGAACGGGGGAGCCGAATGCAACGGAGCGGCCGGATGAAACCGCGTCCGCATTCGGAATTCAACGGACATTGGCGGCGGATCACCAGATGAAAAGAAGCGCTTTCTCGAAGAAGCCCGGGGAAATGGGTATTCCCTCCCGTCGATACGCGAATCCCCACGACCGTCATCTCCCGGTTGATCCGAAGGGTCGAACCACCCATGGTGAACACCATGACTCGATCCACCCGATTTCTCGCGGCCGCCCTGTCGCTCGGCCTGCCTGCCATCCTCCTCTTCCCTTTCACCCTGTCGGCTGAAGTCGTCACCTACCCGTCTCCCGATTTCCGCGACATGTCCGGACGCTTCGCCGTCAGCCTCATCCAGGAGGATCGCGTCAACGAATCATTTGTCTACCAGAGCCAGAACAAATTCGTCGGCGTCCACCAGCCAATGGGGGAATCCAACCACTGGACGACCTTCTCCTTCGATGGCCGGGTCGAAGTAGTGGTGCGGGTCCCGATCGGCACGAACCTGATGGAGGCCCGGGTTCTGCCGGAAGCCTACGGAATCGAGTCCGTGATCAAGGATGGCGAAATCCGCTTCACCCTCGATCAACCGCGCCAGGTCGCCGTGATCATCAACCGGGATCGCAGGAACCCGCTCTTCGTCTTCGCCAAGGAACTGGAAAGGGATCTACCGGATTTCACGGCCGCCAACGTCATCGATTTTTCGAAAAACCCGGTGATCCACAACGATCCCGAGAAGGCCAACATCCTTTACTTTCCTCCGGGTGAATACGATCTGGTCGAAATGGGTTATTCCCTGCACGCGGGTTTCCCGCTCGATGCCGGCGATACCGTTTATATCTCGGGCGGCGCCGTGGTGCACGGCACGTTTTCATCGACCGGCGAACGCGTTACAGTGAGGGGCCGGGGAGTCATCTCCGGCGCGAAGTGGATGTGGGTCCGCCGCCGCTACGCCGATGCCGACATCCCATGGGACTTCGGACGTTTCCGGGAAATCGCCGTCTACCTGCACGGCGGCGGTGGCAACCTGGTCGAGGGCATCACCTTCACCGATCCGGTTCATTTCTGCATCAGCGTGGGCGACGACTCGACGGTGCGCGGCGTCCAGTGTTTCGGCTGGTGGTACACGACGGACGGGGTGGCGGCCGGCGATCGATCGGTCGTCGAGGACTGCTTCTTCAAAGTCAATGACGACATCGTCAAGGTCTACTCGGACGACATGACGGTACGGCGCTGCCTGATCTGGCAGCAGACCAACGGCGCGCCCTTTCAATTCACGTGGAATCTGCGGAATCCCGTTTCCGGCGTGCGGGTCAAGGATTGCATCATCATGGCCAGCGAAGTGACCCGGGAGCGGGAACTGGAGGGCAACCGGTCCGTCGTCAATGCCCGGAATAACAAGGGTGCCGACATCTCGGACTTCGTCTTCGAGGATATCCGCGTCGAGGGCGACATCTACCGCGTGCTCGGACTCAACATCGGGGAATCGGGATCCATCTCCGACATCACGCTGCGCAATTTCGAAGTAACCGGACGTATCCGCTATTTCAACTACCTGAACGCAAGCAAAGGAAGCATCTCGAACATCCGTCTGGAAAACATCGTGGTGGACGGCCGGAGGATGGAGAACTTCGACGACTTCATCCTGGTAGAGCGCGGCAATGTCTCCAACGTGACGATCGAGTGATCACCGGCCGCCGGCCGGCTCGGTACCGTCATAGGGTGGTTGCGCTCCCGACTTCGAGGCGACCCAGGACCCCAGCGCAGACGCCCGGGAAAGCGCCTCGACCGGATCGAAACCCTCCCGACTGAGCGACGCGATCATCGAGGCCATGAAGGCGTCGCCTGCGCCGACCGTATCCTTCACCTCAACCGGATGGCTCCGTCCCGTGCTGATCCGGCCATGGCCGAGCAGCAGAGCCGGCCGCTCCGCGCGGGTCACACAGAGTAGATTCACCCCGAGGGCTTCGGCCAGGTCGCGCATGCGCCGCTCCACTTCCGCAGACGGTGAGCCCGCCGCCGCCGCGAGTGCGGCCAGTTCCTCCTCGTTCATTTTCACAAAGTCGGCCATCGCGGCGATCTCCATCACGACCCCGATTGAATTGTGGGGCGGGCGCAGGTTGGCGTCGAAGCACTTCATGCCTTCATAGCCGGCAAAGGCGCGGCGGATCTGGTCTCGGTTATAGGGGCTGCGCAGGCCGACCGAGGGCACCATGAGGGGACAGGTCGCTCCCGCGATCGCTGCCTCGGGAATTTCGATGAAGTCCCAGGCCACCGGTGCCGGCAATTCGTAGCTGGCGTCGCCCTTCTCGTCGAGAGTCACATTGGCCCGGCCGGTCGGCACGTCGTCAAGCCGCCGGATCCAGCGCGGATCACATTGCCAGTCCTCCACCAGCACCCGCAAGGCTTCATCGCCCAACGGGTCGCGACCCACGCTCGAAAGGATTCCGGTCCTCAATCCGAGCCGGTTGAGGTGGTAGGCCACATTGAGCGTCGCACCGCCGAGAAACCTTCCATCCGGGAAACAATCCCAAAGGATTTCACACGCCACCAAGCATTCCGGATAATAATTCATGACACCGTTCCGAGGCTAAGGACCAGGGACCAGGGAGGACGACAAGAAAACGGAGGAATTCGACCGGGGGATGCCATTTGCCAAATCGAAGCACCTTATGAAGACTCTTCCGGGCCGCGAAAGACGGGATCTCCTCAATCCACCCGTGAAGCAGCAAGACCCTTCTCGACCAGATTGCGTGCCATCGGGAGCCCCATGGCCCCCAGCCCCAGAAAGCCGATACGCGGATTCGTGGGACTCAACCATCCCGGGGAAGCGCGGATGCTCAAGCCCTGAATTTCCCGGTGTTTCTTCGCCTTCGGTACTCCCCGGACGCCGGGGGAAATCAAACAAACCAGAGAGCCACCGCGGCCACCGCGAACAGCACAAAAAAGAGAAAGATGAGGTATCCCGACTCGAGGATGAAGGCGGTCAGGATGGCCTTCACCCATCCGAACTGGAAGATTCTCCGGAATGCAAAGACGGGATAGACGACCAGCCAGCCGAACACTCCCAGTTCGACACCGGAAGCCAGTCTACTGGACAGAAGGCCCAGAAGAAGAGTCATTCCGAATCCCAGGAGAATCCAGAGAAAGAGAAACGACTGAAGGTGAAGGGCGATGACCAGGTGCTCAAGATAGACAAGGGGCTGCCTCCAGAACATCACCCGGAGAAAGAGGGCCAGCAGGGGAACCCCGATCAGAAAAAGCCGGGGAAGCCATACCATGAACTGCTCACGAACCGCCGCCGGGTCATCCAGTTTGGAAACGATCCACTCCGCCAGAGCCCCCCTTGGCGGGTGTTCGCCACCCTCAGTGACCTCTACCGGCGCTTCGTCCAACAGGATAATGTCTGTTTCATCCGAGGATTGTCCGATCAGGAGGAAGAAACAAAGGCTGACGAACAGGTAGAGCCGAAGCGGAGGGATCTGACTGGCCCGGGCGCCGTCCAGGAAACGCCTGGTCAGAAATCCGGGTCGAAAGAGGAGGGCAAAGAGTCCCCGGGGCACCTTGCCATCCAGATTCAGGAAGGTGGAGGTCACCTCCGAAACCAGCCCGCGCCAGTCCCGGCGAAAGTCGAGATCGCGCTGACCACATTGACCACAATAGGCGCCGGTCAGATCGGATCCACAATTGCGGCAGCGGGGAAAGTCAGGTCGGGGGGTGTCCATTGATCGATCCATGGGAAAATGCGCAACCCGCCGGTTCAGGCAAGTCTGGCGGCCGTATGCCGCACGAAGCAACGACCTGGGGATTCCCTTCACCGGCCGGGACCGGCGGCGATTCCTTCTCTCCCGGGATCCAATCGAAGGCAAAGCACTTGACATTACGAATCGTAGTATTACGATTCGTATTAATGAGTGACCGCTCGCATCTCTCCACTCTGAGCACCTCCATTCTCTGCCAACTCCTCGACCGACCCCAGACCGGCTACGCGCTGAAGCGGAGTTTCGAGGACACGCCCATGGGGCATTTCAGTTCGAGCCCCGGCGCACTCTATCCTGCACTTCAGCGGATGGAGAAGGCCGGCTGGATCGCCGGTCGGATCGCCAACCCGAAGGCGCTCCGATCGCGACGAATCTACCGGATCACCGGGAGGGGGAAGGATACGTTGAAAGTCTCCTTCATGGAGCCCATCACGAGGGACAATATCATCCATGACATGGACCTGCTCCTCCTCCGGTTCGCCTTCATGACACCCCTGCTCGGGCGACGTGCCACCCTTTCCTACCTCGAAAAACTCGCCGGTCACCTGAAGACCTACGTCGCCGAGCTGAACGAGGCGGCCAGGCAGTTGACCGACAGGCCGCCGGAGGGTGCACTCGCGCTCCAACACGGGATCGACGGCTACCGGACATCCCTTCAGTGGGCGGAATCCACCCTGCTGAAACTCACCAGAATCCACCAGAAGGAGAAAAAACCATGAAACACCACCACCCTGCCCGGGCTTTGCTTGCCCTTTTGAGCGCATCATCAATGGCCATCGCCCAAGGGTCCGACGCGACCGACCTGTCGACCCCGCGAGCGGTCGGCACCCATCCCTACGAGTTCGTGACCGCCTACCTCAGTTACGCACCCGACGGCTCCCGCCTGGGTGCGGAGGAGACCCGCATGGAGTGCGACGTGACCATCCGCGCCGACCACCGGCAACAATTGACCTGCCGCCGTTTCGAGCTGAAGGACAAGGACGGGGTCACCAGACGCATTCCCGCTCTCGAAGGTTGGGAGAATGTCATGGACGAACAGGCCGCCGAGGTTCTGGGCATCGCGCACGCCGATTTTCAGGGCCTGACGACCGATGACGGGCAGCCCCTCAGTCCGGACCTTGCCTACCGCGTCTACAACACGTTCGTCGATTTCTACGCATTCAACAACATCTTTGCCCAACCGGTGTCCGCAGAGACCGGACGCAGCATCGCCGATCTCACGTCGATGGGTGTGGAAATCGAGCATTACTCGGCCTATTCGGAGCCTCCGGTCGATCTGGGTGATTCGGTGAAGAAGGGATCCTATTTCAAAAACGGCCGGGTGACGCTGGAATGGCTTGGAAA encodes:
- a CDS encoding sulfatase-like hydrolase/transferase; its protein translation is MVTRRNFLKSTAVAALGASLQPAFSRNRPAVDSPSNMKPNILYVFSDQWRECDHGYTGNPDVQTPNIDRLSRECVNFSNAVSGIPVCCPHRACLVTGKYPLTHGLFLNDLSLATDHRSIAHCLNDAGYTTGWIGKWHIDGQGREAFTPPERRQGFQYWRTLECTHDYNHSTYFADTPDRLYWEGYDAIAQTTNAREFLTHHVAAGSGAPFALFLSWGPPHAPYHTAPETYRDIYANRELTLRPNVPPGSREQAPIDYRGYYAHMTALDDCMGDLLQTLEETGLAENTILVYTSDHGDMMHSRGAMKKQQPWEESLRVPFLLRWPEKLGRRPREIAMPLNTPDIMPTLLGLAEVDIPDEVEGIDRSAIILGTEAPEEDHAALTLCITPFGQWTRDVGGREYRGVRTARYTYCRDLNGPWLLYDNEADPYQMDNLVNRSSHAEVQARLEEQLNHLLEQTNDAFLPSAEIIRRCGYVVRARDETVDYNAPFNPANITRSPR
- a CDS encoding mandelate racemase/muconate lactonizing enzyme family protein, whose amino-acid sequence is MKITRLEPFILHAPVTRGGIADSTHSITHWGAPGVAIHTDTGLVGYGYSGTHAHLPTDRLIVDCIVQSFGPLLIGSDPREVRALWEKLYRKSDIYWVGRSGLTHLALGAIDIALWDLKAKEAEVPLWKLMGGNAEKRVEAYNTDGGWLNWSMQELVSDCRRMVETEGYRAVKLKVGGVNANEDIRRIEAVRKALGPDIRIMVDANGRWSLPQAIQTGTRLVDFDIVWIEEPMAFDDVAGHRRLAETIATPIALGEQLYMAVQFRDFIQAGAVHYVQPDVVRLAGITEWWRVAELAHCSGLPVVPHVGDMCQVHQHLCFAHPSCHLLEYIPWLRDWMKHPAQVRDGHYLPPEAPGAGSEPSEEAFREIRVG
- a CDS encoding SGNH/GDSL hydrolase family protein, with the translated sequence MRTATRLSLPGLLTVGFMMSLHASDMCSPLLRLTGDWQIEVRVPQGDQATPMVCVVEVPPAAMIEVTGERYAALPLFDPAAGGWAMGAALRGVRAQECTTKHLLDPESFVLKAGSDPESMVFEDGLDYAIDREWGTFGRLEGGRIAPNQPVHASYRHGLLRLDSIIRLPDGNIALRPGEARSSNPRAPALAAGETRLANLWLPGRIQRLDPDHLFPISESSFPEPPPSSPTTAEKYLPKTLAKLQAGGDIRILAWGDSVTDAGYLGHPETERWQVQFVDRLRRIYPRARISLTSAAWGGRTTVSFLEEPPGSEHNYQETVLAVRPDLVVSEFVNDAGLDPAGLDERYGRILDDFRGIGAEWIILTPHYVRPDWMDLTKETGIDDDPRPYVKALRTFAAGNNVALADASLRYGRLWRQGLPVTSLMMNSINHPDERGMRIFADSLIALFGAE
- a CDS encoding SDR family oxidoreductase, whose translation is MERTHTPGLSGENALVTGGGSGLGFSIARAFIEAGARVCISGRRESVLDEAVKRLGENSTYVVGDVTKAGDRTRMVDAVTSKWGVLSILVNNAGQSLKKPALEVTDDEFDQLMDTHVKSAFSLTREVGRLMIEAGHGNILFIASMASYMGVPQIVGYTAAKTAVIGLTRALAAEWSESGVRVNAIAPGWISTPMTDWAFAGDPARKEKVLSRTPMKRMGEPSDIGMTAAFLCSDAAKFITGQCIPVDGGASIGF
- a CDS encoding PfkB family carbohydrate kinase; translation: MNYYPECLVACEILWDCFPDGRFLGGATLNVAYHLNRLGLRTGILSSVGRDPLGDEALRVLVEDWQCDPRWIRRLDDVPTGRANVTLDEKGDASYELPAPVAWDFIEIPEAAIAGATCPLMVPSVGLRSPYNRDQIRRAFAGYEGMKCFDANLRPPHNSIGVVMEIAAMADFVKMNEEELAALAAAAGSPSAEVERRMRDLAEALGVNLLCVTRAERPALLLGHGRISTGRSHPVEVKDTVGAGDAFMASMIASLSREGFDPVEALSRASALGSWVASKSGAQPPYDGTEPAGGR
- a CDS encoding transposase, which gives rise to MARKLRMQFPGACYHVINRGNYRQRIFTSEGTAASFETTVFEACERHGWRLHAYVIMDNHFHLALETPEPNLSAGMKWLQGTFATRFNRFFGQVGRPFQGRFKSLIVEPGHALAQVAHYIHLNPVRAGLCAPDRAADYRWSSLRRYVTGKRPGALEPSTLLAASGNLKDTRHGWRKYQDYLAFLATDLPSQKNMRFSEMCTGWCHGSDRFEESMSDDYARRVTEFRSEHGGPESLILSAVREKQWEAALKRGAGELKLNLAQLPVRKSDGAKVLLACAMRSATTATNEWLAARLGMGRPASVSQFVRRFRMSGQTETQAYRSVLSRVKQ
- a CDS encoding PadR family transcriptional regulator, with the translated sequence MSDRSHLSTLSTSILCQLLDRPQTGYALKRSFEDTPMGHFSSSPGALYPALQRMEKAGWIAGRIANPKALRSRRIYRITGRGKDTLKVSFMEPITRDNIIHDMDLLLLRFAFMTPLLGRRATLSYLEKLAGHLKTYVAELNEAARQLTDRPPEGALALQHGIDGYRTSLQWAESTLLKLTRIHQKEKKP
- a CDS encoding DUF3667 domain-containing protein gives rise to the protein MDTPRPDFPRCRNCGSDLTGAYCGQCGQRDLDFRRDWRGLVSEVTSTFLNLDGKVPRGLFALLFRPGFLTRRFLDGARASQIPPLRLYLFVSLCFFLLIGQSSDETDIILLDEAPVEVTEGGEHPPRGALAEWIVSKLDDPAAVREQFMVWLPRLFLIGVPLLALFLRVMFWRQPLVYLEHLVIALHLQSFLFLWILLGFGMTLLLGLLSSRLASGVELGVFGWLVVYPVFAFRRIFQFGWVKAILTAFILESGYLIFLFFVLFAVAAVALWFV